In one Anas platyrhynchos isolate ZD024472 breed Pekin duck chromosome 8, IASCAAS_PekinDuck_T2T, whole genome shotgun sequence genomic region, the following are encoded:
- the LOC139998554 gene encoding uncharacterized protein produces the protein MDEEIREQKPDRKNTSPFTDGVQQRQRMWNQIANEALREGEHEIAAQLIPEAFPVIYSPPDAQGNVMVNLVNLDWKLLTQLRSTVNDSGLKGEPTRHMLDYIWGTNILLPGDIRNIMKLVLTQHQQLLFNAHWQAACQESVAVIRPPGDPLHGVTLEELMGIGPYFRTEAQALLGPDKAKESMRTARRALDRIKEPGGIPSYMGIKQGREEPFGLFIDRVANAIQAAGVPDYLQGMILKQCAIQNSNPSTRNILASLPGTWTIEEELERMAQVPVGPQAMLVEAVKQLGDSMREQAQAVKEHAEFTQSQVLAALAPLQTAGGQVPPPSNQLPHRCRCYRCGAFGHVRRNCRAGAVWCSNCQSNNHKEAACRRNMPGNGRNSGKSRKRLPWPLRSRPWPRRRHRPGQRGRERPPLGWGRSRSLCPKFPKPAPPRRRMQQDGAEQGGFPWPEPLPVAGPALPSRCPRCGERGRFGRDAHVRAKFSRMVEAVDKTKEKRLDRLTGELAQKTAELLEVREAFVQLSQKQQEVQRRERVLSRQVNVAVEMIAALKQRLSEFEEEAEKELRGKAKLQHFIENLLQHVDLAERQLEYYQNQQIACSRIADVTRSFLTSNHVSHPFVVNGQWQKEKGESKGRQRQKRYQEDATDTDGTGNSSSISDTGAGRRAPVSWKCDGDEDCSDGSDESACVKKTCAESDFVCNSGQCVPNRWQCDGDPDCEDGSDESAELCHMRTCRVNEISCGPQSTQCIPVSWKCDGERDCDSGEDEENCGNVTCSAAEFTCSSGQCISKSFVCNGQGDCSDHSDESLEQCGRQPAPLVKCYVSEVQCGSGEKDCDRDPDCKDGSDEINCPSQTCRPDQFRCEDGNCVHVSRQCSGVRDCLEGTDEANCNNVIQCSGPGKFKCKSGECIGINEVCNQQRDCKDWGDEPLKECNINECDCPAGFEFVDKRNCGDIDECQNPGICSQICINLKGGYKCECSRGYQMIPATGTWKRPYRYKNTNNTCDYNDAAKQGLGVHSMETRGNNYSVWNNCTALALPPDVFLICGDRAWQGITANAIRSPCYLDKLIVFASSLLQLHEITRHKWALLAPDSNDNVELCGVAARAALAILVLGVASVATHNNCSAAGISCGVDARRCTLSVLFGGDSTLSCSPQEQTKISCSCRHTVGFQLLEGY, from the coding sequence ATGGAcgaggaaataagagagcaaaaaccagacagaaaaaacaccagCCCGTTTACAGACGGTGTTCAACAGAGGCAGAGGATGTGGAaccaaatagcaaatgaggccCTACGTGAGGGTGAACACGAGATAGCTGCACAATTGATTCCAGAGGCCTTCCCAGTAATATACTCACCACCGGACGCCCAGGGTAATGTTATGGTTAATCTAgtgaatttggactggaaattgttaactcagctgcggtccacagtaaatgactcaggtctgaaaggtgaaCCTACGAGACACATGCTGGACTACATTTGgggaacaaatattttgcttccaggagacataCGCAACATAATGAAGTTAGTTTtgacccaacaccagcagcttttatttaatgcccattggcaggCTGCTTGTCAAGAATCAGTCGCAGTGATAAGACCACCGGGGGACCCTTTACATGGGGTCACGCTGGAAGAGTTGATGGGGATAGGAccgtattttaggacagaagcacaggCATTGCTGGGACCTGATAAAGCCAAGGAATCAATGAGAACggccagaagagcattggatcggataaaggagccagggggaataccttcctacatgggaatcaaacagggtagagaggaaccatttgggctttttattgatCGCGTTGCAAATGCAATACAGGCGGCAGGGGTGCCCGATTACCTCCAGGGcatgatattaaaacagtgcgcaattcagaatagcaaccCCTCTACTCGCAATATATTGGCTTCCTTGCCCGGGACATGGACAATCGAGGAAGAgttggaaagaatggctcaggtaccagtaggcccacaggctatgttagtagaggcagtaaagcaattaggtgacagcatgcgagaacaggcacaggctgtgaaagagcatgctgagtttacacagagtcaggtccttgcagctcttgctcctttgcaaaccgccGGTGGTCAAGTACCACCCCCTAGTAACCAGTTACCACACCGCTGCCGATGTTATCGTTGTGGTGCTTTTGGACACGTGAGACGAaactgcagagctggggcagtatggtgctCAAATTGTCAGTCGAACAATCACAAGGAAGCGGCATGTCGACGCAACATGCCGGGAAACGGCCGGAACAGCGGCAAGAGTCGCAAACGCCTCCCGTGGCCGCTCCGCTCCCGGCCCTGGCCCCGGCGCCGGCACCGGCCGGGGCAGCGCGGCCGCGAGCGGCCACCTCTCGGCTGGGgccggtcccggtccctgtgCCCGAAGTTTCCCAAGCCCGCCCCGCCGAGGCGGAGGATGCAGCAGGACGGCGCGGAGCAGGGCGGCTTCCCCTGGCCGGAGCCGCTGCCCGTGGCCGGCCCGGCGCTGCCGTCCCGCTGCCCGCGCTGCGGGGAGCGCGGTCGGTTCGGCCGTGACGCGCATGTCAGGGCGAAGTTCAGCAGGATGGTGGAGGCCGTGGACAAGACGAAGGAGAAGCGGCTCGACAGGCTGACCGGGGAGCTGGCCCAGAAGACggcggagctgctggaggtgcggGAGGCCTTCGTGCAGCTCtcgcagaagcagcaggaggtgcagcgAAGGGAGCGGgtgctcagcaggcaggtgaaCGTGGCGGTGGAGATGATCGCAGCCTTGAAGCAGCGCCTCAGCGAGttcgaggaggaggcagaaaaagaattgcggGGAAAAGCCAAGCTCCAGCACTTCATTGAGAACCTGCTGCAGCACGTGGACCTGGCAGAGAGGCAGCTGGAGTATTACCAAAACCAGCAGAtagcctgcagccgtatagcagatgTTACAcgctctttcctaactagtaatcatgtgtctcatccatttgtggtgaatggtcagtggcaaaaagaaaagggggagagtaaggggcggcaaagacagaaacggtaccaggaggatgccactgacactgacgGCACGGGTAATAgcagtagtataagtgacacaggtgcggggcggcgggcaccagtgtcctggaaatgtgatggtgatgaagactgctcagatggcagtgatgagagtgcttgtgtgaagaagacatgtgctgaatctgactttgtgtgcaacagtggtcagtgtgtgccaaacagatggcagtgtgatggggatccggactgtgaagatgggtctgatgagagtgctgagctgtgtcatatgagaacatgccgggtaaatgaaatcagctgtggtcctcagtcgacccagtgtatcccagtgtcgtggaaatgtgatggtgaaagagactgtgacagtggagaagatgaagagaattgtggcaatgtgacttgtagtgcagcagagttcacatgcagtagtggacaatgtatttccaaaagctttgtctgcaatggtcaaggtgactgctccgaccactcggatgaatctttggagcagtgtggccgtCAGCCTGCACCTCTGGTGAAGTGTTatgtgagtgaggtgcagtgcggctcaggtgaaaaagactgtgacagagatcctgattgcaaggatggaagtgatgaaattaactgcccttctcagacttgcaggccagaccagttcagatgtgaagatgggaactgtgtccatgtgagtaggcagtgcagtggtgtgagagactgtctggagggcactgatgaagcaaactgtaacaatgttattcagtgctctggacctggcaaattcaagtgcaaaagtggagaatgcataggtATCAAtgaagtgtgtaaccagcagagagactgcaaggactggggtgatgagcccctgaaggaatgcaacataaatgaatgtgactgtccagctgggtttgagtttgtagacaagagaaactgtggagatattgatgaatgtcaaaaccctggtatctgtagtcaaatctgtatcaacctgaaaggtggctacaaatgtgaatgtaGCCGTGGATATCAGATgattcctgctacaggaacctggaaaaggCCATACcggtacaaaaatacaaataacacctgtgattacaatgatgctgctaagcagggtttaggggttcatagcatggagacaaggggtaacaactacagtgtttggaacaattgtacagctttggccttacctcctgatgtttttctgatttgtggggatagggcctggcaaggtatcactgcaaatgctatcagaagtccatgttacttagataaactcattgtattcgCTTCTAGCTTGTTGCAGTTGCATGaaatcaccagacataaatgggcattgcttgcaccggatagcaatgataatgttgaattgtgcgGGGTTGCAGCTAGGGCGGCATTGGCAATTTTAGTGCTTGGAGTGGCATCTGTGGCCACACATAACAACTGCTCGGCTGCGGGGATCAGCTGCGGTGTGGACGCCCgtaggtgcaccctgagcgttttgttcggaggggactccactctcagctgctcaccgcaggagcagacaaagatCTCCTGTAGCTGCAGACATACAGtaggttttcagctgctggagggatactaa